One genomic region from Flagellimonas oceani encodes:
- a CDS encoding ABC transporter ATP-binding protein yields MEKTEKNILSISDLSIGYDSKTVAERINFDLETGMLCGVVGINGIGKSTLLRTLGGFQPKLDGNIRLKGQSLEKYTSSDLSKELSVVLTEQPASKNLTVQELIALGRQPYTNWLGTLTKEDKQQIQTSLKAFLLSELRNNKCHELSDGQLQRVLVARAMAQDTSLILLDEPTTHLDLYHKVQIFKMLQALAHDKQKTILFTTHEIELAIQLCDRILILDGKGNPFGDPCQLIEQKHFDRLFPSEMVQFDAKTGSFKISK; encoded by the coding sequence ATGGAAAAAACGGAAAAAAACATATTGTCAATTTCTGATTTATCCATCGGGTATGACTCCAAAACAGTCGCTGAGCGTATCAATTTTGATTTGGAAACTGGAATGCTATGCGGGGTTGTGGGCATCAACGGCATCGGAAAATCAACTTTGTTGCGCACTTTGGGGGGATTTCAGCCTAAACTTGATGGAAACATTCGGTTGAAAGGCCAAAGTCTGGAAAAATACACCTCCTCCGACCTTTCCAAGGAACTCAGCGTGGTATTGACGGAGCAGCCTGCTTCCAAAAACCTGACCGTACAGGAATTGATTGCCTTGGGGCGACAACCCTACACCAATTGGTTGGGCACCTTGACGAAAGAAGACAAGCAACAGATCCAAACTAGTTTGAAAGCTTTTTTGTTGAGCGAACTTCGCAACAATAAGTGCCACGAGCTTAGTGATGGTCAGCTGCAACGGGTGCTGGTGGCACGGGCGATGGCACAGGACACTTCCTTGATTTTGTTGGATGAGCCCACCACGCATTTGGATTTGTACCACAAAGTGCAGATTTTCAAAATGCTTCAAGCATTGGCCCACGACAAACAGAAAACCATCCTGTTCACTACCCACGAAATCGAATTGGCCATTCAGTTATGCGACCGCATATTGATTTTGGATGGAAAAGGCAATCCCTTCGGAGACCCTTGCCAACTTATCGAACAAAAACATTTTGACCGTTTGTTTCCTTCGGAAATGGTTCAGTTTGATGCTAAAACGGGTTCGTTTAAGATTTCAAAATAG
- the rmuC gene encoding DNA recombination protein RmuC codes for MGEELIYIIIGFIITLAVGLFAGVYIQKLKTKSAESVWQDREIKSKETEALLKEELREVQTKKSELEIALAREESKSDNLEEKLLEQKQELEKLQEKFTKEFENLANKILDEKSEKFTKSNKENIDNILTPLNKKIKEFEEKVAKSQQENFGLHAALKQQLLDLRSQNLKITQEAENLTKALKGDSKMQGNWGEVILTRILEKSGLTKDREYTLQDSFKDEDGKRYQTDVLIHLPDGKKMIVDSKVSIVHFERYVSEEDEKQREIHLKQHIDSIKRHVDELSKKSYQLLIDESPDTVFMFIPTEPAFAIASAFEPNLYEDAFVKDVIIVTPSTLLAALKLVDNLWKNDKQKRYAIEIATEAGKLYDSFTNLTDELLKVGNQIGTVQNSYQSAMKKLTGRGNLIKRVENLKSLGAKASKSIDDKLLKRALDDDQEELN; via the coding sequence ATGGGCGAAGAACTTATCTATATTATCATAGGCTTCATCATCACATTGGCCGTTGGGCTATTTGCGGGGGTGTACATTCAAAAACTAAAAACCAAGTCCGCAGAAAGTGTTTGGCAGGACAGGGAAATCAAATCCAAGGAAACCGAAGCCTTATTGAAGGAAGAATTACGGGAGGTTCAGACCAAAAAGTCAGAACTGGAAATTGCTTTGGCCAGAGAAGAATCCAAATCGGACAATCTGGAAGAAAAACTGCTGGAACAAAAGCAAGAACTGGAAAAACTGCAGGAAAAATTCACCAAGGAGTTTGAAAATCTTGCCAACAAAATCTTGGACGAGAAAAGCGAGAAATTCACCAAAAGCAACAAGGAAAATATTGATAACATCCTTACCCCCCTCAATAAAAAAATAAAGGAGTTCGAGGAAAAAGTCGCAAAATCGCAGCAAGAAAATTTTGGGCTGCACGCCGCCTTAAAACAGCAACTGTTGGATTTGCGCAGTCAAAACCTGAAAATAACACAAGAAGCCGAAAACCTGACCAAGGCCTTAAAAGGGGATTCGAAAATGCAGGGGAACTGGGGCGAGGTAATATTGACCCGTATTTTAGAGAAATCCGGACTGACCAAGGACCGAGAATATACGCTACAGGACAGTTTTAAGGACGAGGATGGTAAAAGATACCAGACCGATGTGCTGATCCACTTGCCCGATGGCAAAAAAATGATTGTGGACAGCAAAGTTTCCATTGTCCATTTTGAACGTTATGTATCGGAAGAAGATGAAAAACAACGGGAAATCCACCTAAAACAGCATATAGACTCCATTAAAAGGCATGTGGACGAACTGAGCAAGAAAAGTTATCAGCTCCTGATAGATGAAAGCCCGGATACCGTTTTTATGTTCATACCCACAGAACCCGCATTTGCAATCGCTTCGGCGTTTGAGCCCAATCTGTATGAAGATGCCTTTGTAAAGGATGTCATCATTGTGACCCCATCAACGCTTTTGGCCGCATTAAAATTGGTGGACAACCTCTGGAAAAATGACAAACAGAAAAGGTACGCCATTGAAATCGCCACAGAGGCAGGTAAGCTGTACGATTCCTTCACCAATTTAACCGACGAACTTTTGAAAGTTGGGAATCAAATAGGCACTGTTCAGAATTCGTACCAAAGTGCCATGAAAAAATTGACCGGTCGGGGCAACCTTATCAAACGTGTGGAGAATTTGAAATCTTTGGGAGCGAAGGCCAGCAAAAGTATCGACGACAAACTATTAAAACGTGCCCTTGATGACGACCAAGAAGAACTTAACTAG